The following are encoded in a window of Algiphilus aromaticivorans DG1253 genomic DNA:
- a CDS encoding putative quinol monooxygenase, with protein MVTTALWVRMEAKPGKEQEVEEFLLGGRPLVMEEPATIAWFGVKLGPSSYAIFDAFPDDAGRQAHLSGKVAAALMAQAAELFSQPPSIEKIDVLASKLPG; from the coding sequence ATGGTCACAACCGCACTGTGGGTTCGTATGGAAGCCAAGCCTGGCAAGGAACAAGAAGTCGAGGAATTTCTGCTCGGGGGCCGTCCCCTCGTGATGGAAGAGCCCGCGACCATCGCCTGGTTCGGCGTGAAGCTCGGACCTTCGAGCTACGCCATCTTCGATGCATTTCCGGACGACGCCGGCCGTCAGGCGCATCTGTCCGGGAAAGTCGCTGCGGCGCTGATGGCGCAGGCGGCCGAGCTGTTCTCGCAGCCGCCTAGCATCGAGAAGATCGACGTGCTCGCATCAAAGCTGCCCGGCTGA
- the rnk gene encoding nucleoside diphosphate kinase regulator, with amino-acid sequence MHHRQSTIQENPPLIIDEAVYDYLYRLAEQATQTAPDVGEYLLEEVSRARPVPSDRMPADVVRFGSWVTYREVDSGAVRRVQLVYPCQADVAAGRISVVSPLGAALIGLSVGQTMRWHIEQRADRSLQVVGVEPGTLPG; translated from the coding sequence ATGCACCACCGTCAGTCCACCATCCAGGAAAATCCGCCGCTGATCATCGACGAGGCGGTCTACGACTACCTCTATCGCCTGGCCGAACAGGCCACCCAAACCGCACCCGATGTAGGCGAATACCTGCTCGAAGAAGTGTCGCGTGCGCGGCCGGTTCCTAGCGATCGGATGCCGGCGGATGTGGTGCGCTTCGGATCCTGGGTGACTTACCGAGAAGTCGACAGCGGCGCCGTGCGCCGCGTCCAGCTCGTCTATCCCTGTCAGGCCGACGTCGCGGCTGGACGGATTTCGGTAGTCAGCCCGCTGGGCGCTGCACTCATCGGGCTGTCCGTTGGCCAGACGATGCGCTGGCATATCGAACAGCGCGCCGATCGCAGCCTTCAGGTGGTGGGTGTCGAGCCCGGGACGCTTCCGGGCTGA
- a CDS encoding universal stress protein has product MSAKGQPIVLATDFSEPARNALDHAAVLAREAGADIHALHINLVTAALAGEEDLPGQQEFAEALGKAAGKSLDELPWPDDIRVQNIVRDDFSPAHGILSYAEELNAAMIVLGTHGRTGLSALMGSVASQVTRGAHIPVLVTGDEEGHHAHPEGIRQVLTATDLSEESVPGVRHAARFAREHGARLLVVHAMEPQYRPPYASAVTQSTTDLELAQNALAEFLDAIGLPLEDVQQEVDIGPPDEVIATVAKRETTDLIVISPHTRSAITHFFLGSTSDRVLRTAPCPVLIYREPSDHR; this is encoded by the coding sequence ATGAGCGCGAAGGGACAGCCCATCGTTCTGGCGACGGATTTCTCCGAGCCCGCGCGGAACGCGCTGGACCACGCCGCCGTGCTGGCGCGCGAGGCCGGCGCCGACATCCACGCCCTGCACATCAACCTCGTTACCGCCGCTCTCGCTGGCGAAGAGGACCTGCCCGGCCAGCAGGAGTTCGCCGAAGCCCTGGGCAAGGCCGCCGGCAAATCCCTGGACGAGCTGCCCTGGCCGGACGATATCCGCGTGCAGAACATCGTGCGCGACGACTTCTCGCCGGCGCACGGCATCCTCAGCTACGCCGAGGAGCTGAACGCCGCCATGATCGTGCTCGGCACGCACGGCCGCACCGGCCTGTCCGCCCTGATGGGCAGCGTCGCCTCGCAGGTCACCCGCGGCGCGCACATTCCGGTGCTGGTCACCGGTGACGAGGAAGGGCACCACGCCCACCCCGAAGGCATCCGCCAGGTGCTCACCGCCACCGACCTGTCCGAGGAATCCGTACCCGGCGTGCGCCACGCCGCGCGCTTCGCCCGCGAGCACGGCGCCCGGCTGCTCGTCGTCCATGCCATGGAGCCGCAGTACCGGCCGCCCTATGCCAGCGCCGTCACGCAGAGCACCACCGACCTGGAGCTTGCCCAGAACGCGCTGGCCGAATTCCTGGACGCGATCGGCCTGCCGCTGGAGGACGTGCAGCAGGAAGTCGACATCGGTCCGCCCGACGAAGTCATCGCGACGGTTGCCAAGCGCGAGACGACCGACCTCATAGTCATCTCGCCGCACACGCGCTCCGCCATCACCCACTTCTTCCTGGGCAGCACATCGGACCGCGTGCTGCGCACCGCCCCGTGCCCGGTGCTCATCTACCGCGAGCCATCCGACCACCGCTAG
- a CDS encoding PQQ-dependent dehydrogenase, methanol/ethanol family: protein MGIRLGVCAALLFCGAAQAGVDQTTLADPADGTNWAAWGRNFDEQRFSPLDQINRDSVDRLGLAWSYELDDVWSVSSQPLAVDGVIYMAVGYSEVYAIDAVSGELLWRYDPEVDPKKMRMAWGIRGLAFWKGRVYVGVQDGRLIAIDAESGKPEWSVLTTKPGDNRYITGAPRVFNDTVLIGHGGADFGYVRGYVTAYDTETGEQRWRWHTVPGNPADGFENAAMEMAAETWTGEWWKFGGGGTAWNAMTYDPEFNRIYIGTGNGSPWNHKLRSPDGGDNLFLCSVVALDADTGEYVWHYQTTPGESWDFNSAMDMVLADLTIDGEPRKAMLHAPKNGFFYVLDREDGALISAEKLGKVTWAEGIDPETGRPIEVPGARYESGEALIWPGSGGVHNWHPMAFSPDTGLTYIPTREMAGYYNDEGREPRNWNLTSEDPMGLKGFYDDIPANAGSSALEAWNPVTQSRAWEVETPGVANGGVIATAGDLVFQGRADGQLKAHDAASGAELWSFDMGVGTQAAPMTFSVGDRQYVAILAGWGGSQMLLGSLGAQHGWIGREHPRRLLVFALDGDAELPDAPPPSRPEPIEGADFVVDAAKAEQGKKIYGRFCVICHGTAAIAGGYAPDLRASSVPMSASAFDAIVQNGALLDRGMPNYPELTPEELEALRHYIRERARHETSAWDQVTTVWNFLVLMVKMEWAKFGW from the coding sequence ATGGGGATTCGACTCGGGGTGTGCGCTGCCTTGTTGTTCTGTGGCGCAGCGCAGGCGGGCGTGGACCAGACGACCTTGGCGGACCCCGCCGATGGCACGAACTGGGCCGCGTGGGGGCGCAACTTCGACGAGCAGCGTTTCAGCCCGCTCGATCAGATCAACCGCGACTCGGTCGACCGGCTCGGCCTGGCCTGGAGCTACGAGCTGGACGATGTCTGGAGCGTGTCCTCCCAGCCGCTGGCCGTGGACGGCGTCATCTACATGGCCGTGGGCTACAGCGAGGTCTACGCCATCGATGCGGTCAGCGGCGAGCTGCTCTGGCGCTACGATCCCGAGGTCGACCCGAAGAAGATGCGCATGGCCTGGGGCATCCGCGGGCTGGCCTTCTGGAAGGGCCGCGTCTATGTCGGTGTCCAGGATGGCCGGCTGATTGCCATCGACGCCGAGAGCGGCAAGCCGGAGTGGTCGGTGCTGACCACAAAACCCGGTGACAACCGCTACATCACCGGCGCACCAAGGGTCTTCAACGACACGGTCCTCATCGGCCACGGCGGTGCCGACTTCGGCTACGTCCGCGGCTATGTCACCGCCTACGACACCGAAACCGGCGAACAGCGCTGGCGCTGGCACACCGTGCCCGGCAACCCCGCGGACGGCTTCGAGAACGCGGCGATGGAGATGGCCGCCGAGACCTGGACCGGGGAATGGTGGAAATTCGGTGGCGGCGGGACGGCCTGGAACGCCATGACCTACGACCCCGAGTTCAACCGCATCTATATCGGCACTGGCAACGGCTCGCCCTGGAACCACAAGCTGCGCTCGCCGGACGGCGGCGACAATCTCTTCCTGTGCTCGGTGGTGGCGCTGGATGCCGACACCGGTGAATACGTCTGGCACTACCAGACCACGCCCGGCGAGAGCTGGGACTTCAATTCCGCCATGGACATGGTGCTCGCCGATCTCACCATCGACGGCGAGCCGCGCAAGGCCATGCTGCACGCGCCGAAGAACGGCTTCTTCTATGTGCTCGACCGCGAGGACGGCGCGCTGATCTCCGCCGAGAAGCTCGGCAAGGTGACCTGGGCCGAAGGCATCGATCCGGAAACGGGCCGCCCCATCGAAGTCCCCGGCGCCCGCTACGAAAGTGGCGAAGCGCTGATCTGGCCCGGCTCCGGCGGCGTCCACAACTGGCACCCGATGGCCTTCAGCCCGGATACCGGCCTGACCTACATTCCCACCCGCGAGATGGCCGGCTACTACAACGACGAAGGGCGCGAGCCCAGAAACTGGAATCTGACCAGCGAAGACCCGATGGGCCTGAAGGGCTTCTACGACGACATCCCCGCCAACGCCGGCAGCAGCGCGCTGGAAGCCTGGAACCCGGTGACCCAGAGCCGCGCCTGGGAAGTCGAAACGCCCGGCGTTGCCAACGGCGGCGTCATCGCCACCGCCGGTGATCTCGTCTTTCAGGGACGCGCCGATGGCCAGTTAAAAGCCCACGACGCGGCGTCAGGCGCCGAGCTGTGGTCCTTCGACATGGGCGTGGGTACGCAGGCCGCGCCCATGACCTTCAGCGTCGGCGACCGCCAGTACGTCGCCATCCTGGCGGGATGGGGCGGCAGCCAGATGCTGCTGGGGTCCCTGGGCGCGCAGCACGGCTGGATCGGCCGCGAGCACCCGCGGCGGCTGCTGGTCTTCGCCCTGGATGGCGACGCCGAGCTTCCCGATGCACCACCGCCGTCACGGCCGGAGCCGATTGAGGGTGCCGATTTCGTGGTTGACGCAGCCAAGGCCGAACAGGGCAAGAAGATCTACGGCAGGTTCTGCGTGATCTGCCATGGCACCGCCGCCATCGCCGGCGGCTACGCGCCCGATCTGCGTGCCTCCTCGGTGCCGATGTCCGCCTCGGCCTTCGATGCCATCGTCCAGAACGGCGCACTGCTCGACCGCGGCATGCCCAACTACCCCGAGCTAACGCCCGAGGAGCTGGAAGCGCTGCGCCACTACATCCGTGAGCGCGCACGCCACGAGACCTCGGCCTGGGATCAGGTCACAACCGTGTGGAACTTCCTGGTCCTGATGGTGAAGATGGAGTGGGCCAAGTTCGGCTGGTGA
- a CDS encoding fatty acid desaturase family protein, with amino-acid sequence MSIAIRDVLSREEMAALCRKSDLRGAWAILQVWLCIAATFALLAAYPTPLTFLLAVFILGGQQLACAVLTHEAAHYTLFKTRWMNEVVTDWLVARPIWTDVKRYRQHHMGHHAHTGTEDDPDMSLVRPFPGSRASLRRKLLRDLSGRSGLRRVIGLIGMDLGILKYTVAADVERLPQEGRTWRDYLRASLRNMGPVLIANGVLAAVLAALGALWVYSAWVVAYLTTFSLYVRIRSIAEHACTEGGPEVLNNTRTTHANWLARLTVAPFRVNYHVEHHLMASVPYYRLKDLHDKLRARGLVQPQPGYRHVLELASAG; translated from the coding sequence ATGAGTATCGCCATCCGTGACGTGCTGAGCCGCGAGGAAATGGCAGCGCTCTGCCGCAAGTCCGATCTGCGCGGCGCCTGGGCCATCCTGCAGGTGTGGCTGTGCATTGCCGCAACCTTCGCGCTGCTCGCGGCCTACCCGACCCCGCTGACCTTCCTGCTGGCAGTCTTCATCCTGGGCGGGCAGCAACTGGCCTGCGCCGTGCTCACCCACGAGGCAGCGCACTACACCCTGTTCAAGACGCGCTGGATGAACGAGGTCGTGACCGACTGGCTGGTCGCACGCCCGATCTGGACCGACGTCAAGCGCTACCGGCAGCACCACATGGGCCACCACGCCCATACCGGCACGGAGGACGATCCGGACATGAGCCTGGTGCGGCCGTTTCCGGGAAGCCGAGCCTCGCTGCGGCGCAAACTGCTGCGCGACCTCAGCGGCCGCTCCGGCCTGCGCCGCGTGATCGGCCTGATCGGCATGGATCTCGGCATCCTCAAGTACACCGTGGCCGCCGATGTCGAGCGCCTGCCGCAGGAGGGCCGGACGTGGCGGGATTATCTGCGCGCCAGCCTGCGCAACATGGGGCCGGTGCTCATCGCCAATGGCGTGCTGGCAGCGGTGCTGGCCGCGCTTGGCGCGCTGTGGGTGTACAGCGCCTGGGTGGTCGCCTACCTCACCACCTTCAGCCTGTACGTGCGCATCCGTTCCATCGCCGAGCACGCCTGCACCGAAGGCGGCCCGGAGGTCCTGAACAACACCCGCACCACCCACGCCAACTGGCTGGCTCGCCTGACGGTGGCGCCCTTCCGCGTCAACTACCACGTCGAACATCACCTGATGGCGTCGGTGCCGTATTACCGCCTGAAGGATCTGCACGACAAGCTGCGCGCACGCGGACTGGTGCAACCGCAACCCGGCTATCGGCACGTGCTGGAGCTGGCCAGCGCCGGCTAG
- a CDS encoding ABC transporter ATP-binding protein encodes MADSAPLLAVRDLRVTLGSRAEPVYALDGVDLQLAAGDSLGIVGESGAGKSQLALALMGLSERHARVEGQIRVAGHDLLAMPVAQRRHLRGPVMAMIFQDPMRALNPYLRVGTQLTEAMAAHGIARGKAARAEALRLLERVRIPQAAERLRQYPHELSGGMRQRVMIAMALSCKPQLLIADEATTALDVTVQAGILALLEELRREDGLALLMISHDLGVIAQSCAHTLVLYAGRVAETGPTQALIAHPHHPYSDGLLRARPSLEARAEAALPAIPGVPPDPRQLTEGCAFAPRCPRADASCRRQPPLTAMGATAAACHHPL; translated from the coding sequence CTGCAGCTGGCCGCCGGCGACAGCCTGGGCATTGTCGGTGAATCCGGCGCCGGCAAGTCGCAGCTGGCGCTGGCGCTGATGGGGCTGTCGGAGCGCCATGCCCGCGTGGAAGGGCAGATCCGCGTCGCCGGGCACGATCTGCTGGCCATGCCGGTCGCCCAGCGCCGTCACCTGCGCGGGCCAGTGATGGCGATGATCTTCCAGGACCCGATGCGCGCGCTGAATCCCTATCTGCGCGTCGGCACCCAGCTCACCGAGGCCATGGCCGCGCACGGCATCGCCCGCGGCAAGGCCGCGCGCGCCGAGGCCCTGCGGCTGCTGGAGCGCGTGCGCATCCCGCAGGCCGCCGAGCGCCTGCGCCAGTACCCGCACGAGCTCTCCGGCGGCATGCGCCAGCGCGTGATGATCGCCATGGCGCTGTCCTGCAAGCCGCAGCTGCTCATCGCCGACGAGGCCACCACGGCGCTGGATGTCACCGTGCAGGCCGGCATCCTGGCGCTGCTGGAGGAGCTGCGCCGCGAGGACGGGCTGGCACTGCTGATGATCTCGCACGACCTGGGCGTCATCGCGCAGAGCTGCGCACACACCCTGGTGCTCTACGCCGGTCGCGTCGCCGAGACCGGCCCCACGCAGGCCCTCATCGCGCACCCACACCACCCCTACAGCGACGGTCTGCTGCGCGCGCGCCCCAGTCTGGAGGCCCGGGCCGAGGCCGCGCTGCCCGCCATCCCCGGTGTGCCGCCGGACCCGCGCCAGCTGACCGAAGGCTGTGCCTTCGCGCCGCGCTGCCCGCGCGCGGACGCGAGCTGCCGGCGCCAGCCCCCGCTCACGGCAATGGGGGCGACGGCAGCGGCCTGCCATCATCCGCTCTAG
- a CDS encoding GlxA family transcriptional regulator produces MNIVLLALDGKLPSGLVGLADVFWLAGKASALQPDAPHWPCEVILASPDGRAVTDGRGRPLQVDAALDDIPRADAVLVPGLMPAGDGLPPRNAQTAKAATWLRHQHAHGAWVLGSCSGVFVLGEAGLLNGRRCTTTWWLNDELKHRFPRCDAAWGSALIEDGRVVTAGGPLSWIDLALYTIRVLVGPKAARTTADFAVIDTAPLAQSVYVPPGHVQARDPFLVAAEIAVRGHRAEEPLTPSALAAQLATSERTLLRRLKKLGEESSKAFISRVQLESARTLLETDSAAVKAVAQHCGWRDEGSFRRAFQRHTGMTPTAYRAWARQRRGEEATFSDA; encoded by the coding sequence ATGAACATCGTGTTGCTCGCTCTCGATGGGAAGCTGCCCTCCGGCCTCGTAGGCCTCGCCGATGTGTTCTGGCTCGCTGGCAAGGCCAGCGCGCTCCAGCCCGACGCTCCGCACTGGCCCTGCGAGGTGATCCTTGCCAGTCCCGATGGCCGAGCCGTGACGGACGGTCGGGGTCGCCCCTTGCAGGTGGACGCTGCGCTCGACGACATCCCCCGCGCCGACGCCGTGCTCGTGCCAGGCCTCATGCCCGCGGGCGATGGCCTGCCGCCACGTAACGCCCAGACCGCCAAGGCCGCTACCTGGCTCCGTCACCAGCACGCGCACGGCGCTTGGGTCTTGGGTAGCTGCTCCGGCGTGTTCGTGCTCGGCGAGGCGGGTCTGCTCAATGGCCGCCGCTGCACCACCACCTGGTGGCTGAATGACGAGCTCAAACACCGCTTTCCCCGTTGCGACGCGGCCTGGGGCAGTGCGCTGATCGAGGATGGCCGCGTGGTGACGGCGGGCGGGCCCCTGTCGTGGATCGACCTTGCGCTCTACACCATCCGCGTACTGGTGGGACCCAAAGCGGCGCGCACCACCGCCGACTTCGCCGTGATTGACACCGCACCGCTGGCACAGAGCGTCTACGTGCCGCCGGGCCATGTGCAGGCGCGCGATCCTTTTCTGGTTGCGGCCGAAATCGCCGTGCGTGGTCACCGTGCCGAGGAGCCGCTCACGCCCAGCGCACTGGCCGCGCAGCTCGCCACCAGCGAGCGCACCCTGCTTCGGCGTCTGAAGAAACTCGGTGAGGAGTCGTCCAAGGCATTCATCAGCCGCGTGCAGCTTGAATCCGCCCGCACCCTGCTGGAGACCGATAGTGCGGCGGTAAAGGCTGTGGCGCAGCATTGCGGATGGCGCGACGAAGGCAGCTTCCGCCGCGCTTTCCAGCGGCACACCGGCATGACGCCGACTGCGTATCGCGCTTGGGCGCGACAGCGGCGCGGGGAGGAGGCGACCTTCAGCGATGCGTGA
- a CDS encoding type II toxin-antitoxin system RelE/ParE family toxin, which produces MSRIVLAPEIAEDFDRILDHLLAKEAEDPRARIRAIVRGIDVLADNPLIGRPTSGVSRELIIGRGNQGYIALYSYDEILDIVFVTAIRSQREAGYRSDS; this is translated from the coding sequence ATGTCCCGGATCGTCCTCGCTCCGGAGATCGCGGAGGATTTCGACCGCATCCTCGACCACCTGTTGGCCAAGGAGGCGGAAGACCCGCGTGCGCGGATTCGCGCCATTGTTCGCGGAATCGACGTTCTTGCCGACAACCCTCTCATTGGCAGACCCACGAGTGGCGTCTCCCGCGAACTGATCATCGGGCGCGGCAATCAGGGATACATCGCCCTCTACAGCTATGACGAGATCCTGGACATCGTCTTCGTGACCGCCATCCGCAGCCAGCGCGAAGCCGGTTATCGCTCCGACAGCTGA
- a CDS encoding GIY-YIG nuclease family protein — translation MKQVYKITYPTGKIYIGKDSIGSHRYFGSPDMNLVNEDFESLSEEERKDYTVRKEILWESDDCSESELAAKEVEFIRKFNSNDPAIGYNRWPKPTADHIIKPSTGRGESSGPAKPGKLGGRTS, via the coding sequence ATGAAGCAGGTCTACAAAATCACGTACCCTACCGGGAAGATTTATATCGGCAAGGATAGTATCGGGAGCCATCGATACTTCGGGAGTCCGGATATGAACCTGGTGAACGAAGATTTCGAAAGTCTTTCTGAGGAAGAGAGGAAGGACTATACGGTCCGGAAAGAAATACTCTGGGAGTCAGATGATTGCTCAGAATCGGAGCTTGCTGCGAAGGAAGTCGAGTTTATTCGCAAATTCAATTCAAATGACCCCGCCATTGGCTACAACCGATGGCCAAAACCAACCGCCGATCACATAATAAAGCCTTCAACCGGACGCGGGGAAAGCTCCGGGCCGGCAAAGCCGGGCAAGCTCGGTGGCCGCACCAGTTAA
- a CDS encoding IS5 family transposase produces the protein MRHKPAACEGPEGRSDDLFRARLDQMIGNEHPLVKLAEKMPWEAIAERLSGVLPPEPAGAGRPALPMRLVVGLLYLKHAYNLSDEQVCARWLENPYWQHFCGEVYFQTTLPCDPSSLTRFRQRLGEAGVEELLAQTIEAAKAMKAIRPRDLERVVIDSTVQEKAVAYPTDSRLLEIARGKLVQAAQAEGIGLRQSYARIGPSLRRRAGGYAHAKQYKRLRRVLGKQRTLVGRLIRDIQRKATTEQQQKLATLLTRAERIRSQQKKDKHKLYALHAPEVECIGKGKARQPYEFGVKAGIAITAKQGLIVGARSFPGNPYDGDTLAEHLEQTEILTGIPPTTAIVDLGYRGRQPEGVAVIHRGKPKTLTPSQKRLLKRRQAVEPTIGHLKEENRMRRCHLKGALGDAMNPVLAAAGYNLRWLMRWIIAFWAQILAALLPLTLPNRTAMTPDAAS, from the coding sequence ATGCGCCACAAGCCTGCGGCCTGCGAAGGCCCCGAAGGACGAAGCGACGATCTGTTTCGGGCGCGGCTCGATCAGATGATCGGGAATGAGCACCCGCTGGTGAAGCTGGCCGAGAAGATGCCGTGGGAGGCCATCGCCGAGCGGCTCTCCGGCGTGCTGCCACCGGAGCCGGCCGGTGCGGGCCGCCCGGCGCTGCCCATGCGCCTGGTTGTCGGCCTGCTGTATCTCAAGCACGCCTACAACCTGTCCGACGAACAGGTCTGTGCCCGCTGGCTGGAGAATCCCTACTGGCAGCACTTCTGCGGCGAGGTCTACTTTCAGACCACCTTGCCCTGCGACCCCTCCTCATTGACCCGCTTCCGCCAGCGCCTCGGCGAAGCCGGTGTCGAAGAGCTGCTGGCCCAGACCATCGAAGCCGCCAAGGCCATGAAGGCCATCCGGCCTCGGGATCTGGAACGCGTGGTCATCGACAGCACCGTGCAGGAGAAGGCCGTGGCTTATCCCACCGACAGCCGCCTGCTGGAGATTGCCCGAGGCAAGCTCGTCCAAGCCGCCCAGGCAGAAGGCATCGGCCTGCGGCAAAGCTACGCCCGCATCGGCCCCAGCCTGCGCCGCCGCGCCGGCGGCTACGCGCATGCCAAGCAGTACAAGCGCCTGCGGCGCGTGTTGGGCAAGCAGCGCACCCTCGTTGGCCGGCTGATCCGCGATATCCAGCGCAAGGCCACCACCGAGCAACAGCAGAAGCTCGCCACCCTGCTGACGCGCGCCGAGCGCATCCGCAGCCAGCAGAAGAAAGACAAGCACAAGCTCTACGCCCTGCACGCCCCGGAAGTCGAGTGCATTGGCAAGGGCAAGGCCCGCCAGCCCTACGAGTTCGGCGTCAAGGCCGGCATCGCCATCACCGCGAAGCAAGGCCTCATCGTCGGCGCCCGCAGCTTCCCCGGCAATCCCTATGACGGCGACACCCTGGCCGAGCATCTGGAACAGACCGAAATCCTCACCGGCATCCCACCAACCACCGCCATCGTCGACCTCGGCTATCGCGGTCGCCAACCTGAAGGCGTCGCCGTCATCCATCGCGGCAAGCCCAAGACCCTGACACCCAGCCAGAAACGCCTGCTCAAACGCCGACAGGCCGTAGAACCCACCATCGGGCACCTCAAGGAAGAGAACCGCATGCGACGCTGCCACCTCAAGGGCGCGCTCGGCGATGCCATGAACCCGGTGCTGGCCGCTGCCGGCTACAACCTACGGTGGCTGATGCGCTGGATCATCGCTTTTTGGGCCCAAATCCTGGCCGCGTTACTGCCGCTCACCCTGCCGAACCGCACGGCTATGACGCCGGACGCGGCCTCATGA
- a CDS encoding HNH endonuclease: MSRKAFVESHGATCSNWTWSWSFVNHEERFVIFGAWDTEDDGSKVMILDEEWATLRDRRQPGYPQSREHIRLVEEEGYRLLTFPMQQSRTEPGNDESAAKIAGFTPKLSERELIRVGTGWYAVTDGLMPMPEEVRVAELLTEGAARTVQVNSYERNPEARRRCLEHYGHRCIVCDFSFEDRYGSIGRCYIHVHHLVPLSEIGEEYEVDPLRDLVPVCPNCHAMIHAVRPMLSIEQLHDALRDD, encoded by the coding sequence GTGAGCAGAAAGGCATTCGTCGAGAGCCACGGCGCCACCTGCAGCAATTGGACTTGGAGTTGGTCGTTCGTAAATCACGAGGAGCGTTTCGTGATCTTCGGCGCGTGGGATACGGAAGACGACGGCAGCAAGGTCATGATTCTCGATGAAGAGTGGGCAACGCTCCGAGACCGGAGGCAGCCTGGGTATCCGCAGTCGAGAGAACACATTCGGCTCGTCGAGGAGGAAGGCTATCGGCTCCTCACCTTCCCCATGCAACAGTCTCGAACCGAGCCCGGAAATGACGAAAGCGCTGCGAAGATTGCCGGGTTCACTCCTAAACTATCGGAGCGCGAGCTCATCCGGGTAGGTACTGGCTGGTACGCGGTTACTGACGGGCTTATGCCCATGCCGGAGGAGGTGCGAGTAGCGGAGCTGCTCACGGAGGGGGCTGCACGCACCGTTCAGGTCAACAGCTACGAGCGAAACCCTGAGGCGCGTAGGCGCTGCCTTGAGCACTATGGTCATCGCTGCATTGTCTGCGATTTCAGCTTTGAAGATAGATACGGCTCAATCGGGAGGTGCTACATCCACGTTCATCACTTGGTCCCGCTCTCCGAGATCGGGGAAGAATATGAGGTGGATCCCTTGCGGGATCTCGTACCCGTTTGCCCGAATTGTCACGCGATGATCCACGCTGTTCGTCCGATGCTATCCATTGAGCAATTGCACGATGCCCTCCGCGATGATTGA
- a CDS encoding VOC family protein — protein sequence MQPRISMLTLGVRDLERSVRFYEQGLGFPRMESPPEVAFFPLNGSWLALFGRESLAEDAGISAEGSGFAGITIAHNVESEVAVDAVIDQAVTAGARLVKPAQKVFWGGYSGYFADPDDYLVVPEDSLMRPRPAS from the coding sequence GTGCAACCAAGAATCAGCATGCTTACCCTCGGCGTCCGCGACCTGGAGCGCTCCGTGCGCTTCTACGAGCAGGGCCTCGGCTTCCCGCGCATGGAATCCCCGCCGGAAGTCGCCTTCTTCCCCCTCAACGGCAGCTGGCTCGCCCTCTTCGGCCGCGAATCCCTGGCCGAGGATGCCGGCATCTCCGCAGAAGGCAGCGGCTTCGCCGGCATCACCATCGCCCACAACGTCGAATCCGAAGTCGCCGTCGACGCCGTCATCGACCAGGCCGTTACCGCCGGCGCCCGTCTGGTCAAGCCCGCCCAGAAAGTCTTCTGGGGCGGCTACTCCGGCTACTTCGCCGACCCCGACGACTACCTAGTCGTCCCTGAAGATTCCCTCATGAGGCCGCGTCCGGCGTCATAG
- a CDS encoding CopG family ribbon-helix-helix protein, whose amino-acid sequence MASETKTTTLRIRPELRARINELAAAEGISPHSFMLGAIEQCAQSAEHRQRMHAEAEQRMRRIAQTGDVLDWAEMKEYLESRAEGREATPPQSRKLSSD is encoded by the coding sequence ATGGCCAGTGAGACGAAGACCACAACCCTGCGCATCCGCCCCGAGCTGCGCGCGCGCATCAACGAGCTGGCAGCGGCCGAGGGCATCAGCCCGCACAGCTTCATGCTCGGCGCCATCGAGCAGTGTGCGCAGAGCGCCGAGCACCGGCAGCGCATGCACGCCGAAGCTGAGCAGCGGATGCGCCGGATCGCCCAGACCGGGGATGTCCTCGACTGGGCCGAGATGAAGGAGTATCTGGAATCGCGGGCCGAAGGCCGCGAGGCGACTCCGCCGCAGAGCCGGAAGCTGTCCAGCGACTGA